From Sardina pilchardus chromosome 9, fSarPil1.1, whole genome shotgun sequence, a single genomic window includes:
- the LOC134092781 gene encoding uncharacterized protein LOC134092781 isoform X1, translating into MSHKDLAEEFKIQVLAMVQSECKTLCNPCGDFMLWRSSPEDLKVFLFSSLESDLLRLSPFLLSVFSTISNNCRPVTCAAISIALRGRAPRMSAFAHYLNNVLHYGGAKKAVYSRLSKLGITTTHNNSIVKQKEMADTYADGLLVLKRQNEAFLAELNSTVSPGEENLDTVLSDVFGSMEQLQLSETAEEAGPSHAEGPVLDQDVRISSQPFPEQQSTPPHTYSIVLDNLDFFMHAHHQSSRHSNQSIHWIHHIAVQDRIPIYHLPIDKPCVDLLQYDLRESLPGPDTQLFMRREVIVLGSQILTQYLAAFRPFSRVVLRHIPHQYSEEMSQPSTDYPLGLIFKNENKTSDLSEALRHIQQKYVPNCPDGVSSVLVGGDGLTEANCRNIQWSFAEGPDEKDMMGNMVFMFEDWHAIRVLFEIHFKLFFNVTSGKDHGTLCANMTKLRSSRPQHTTFHKDLVLLQSPTWETVVKHVTKRRLHEAGHVINAFEIQKSWTAADLIREVRSALVEKIPADVSIELLMPCGNKLVPPSLQHGTELSGFMVHRVCRSKTIYIRPSRSLQVNIDSDGSSTEDSNRCERTRRTRARVTDGNATTEEEPLSESDSVVVLNDDTTTLLRSDPVLPRPDPVLPRPDPVLPRPDPPNHAPHDDSYGAYLAILPSSATTPSDDEDLQQGILASLESQKLLEQKNTKSAQEVLLDLQSQIDNTKSCRFNLNRSCVLDGALRGFKRLSYSPQYQMTIKFSDDMGVNEEAVDLGGPRREFLRLLMEALANSSMFEGRNGKLNLALDSLALREDHYFIAGRAIAVSLVHGGPPPGFISGTLYSLLVEPGEVSPVLEDIADSDLHEKLKKVSRCASLTDLLTAIEPMQDYLANAGCLRQLKSIEERDVFVQDILMFQVVHRVHRAFERFKEGMKTLGVLDALRMHPDNFRHLMCYEPAILSAELLENLFEVRKSGEGTNKRLLEERVVPLWNDYLLNSEEEVGPSKLGEILTFATGADKIPPVGFSPKPSIEFLHEMPDSLFPMANTCINCLKLPLIFVYEKFEANMDFALANTHGFGQE; encoded by the exons ATGTCACATAAAGATCTGGCTGAAGAATTCAAAATCCAAGTCCTGGCGATGGTACAGAGTGAATGCAAGACATTATGCAACCCATGTGGCGACTTCATGTTGTGGCGTTCATCACCCGAAGACCTTAAAGTGTTCTTATTTTCCAGCCTGGAATCAGACCTCCTGCGTCTATCACCATTTCTGCTGTCTGTCTTTTCAACCATCTCCAACAACTGTCGACCCGTCACCTGTGCTGCCATCTCAATAGCACTGAGGGGAAGAGCACCCCGGATGTCAGCGTTTGCACACTACCTAAACAATGTTCTACATTATGGTGGTGCCAAGAAGGCAGTCTATAGCAGACTAAGTAAACTTGGCATCACAACAACTCACAACAACTCCATTGTAAAGCAGAAAGAGATGGCAGATACATATGCAGATGGTCTGTTGGTGCTAAAGAGGCAGAATGAAGCATTCCTGGCAGAGCTTAACAGCACTGTCAGTCCAGGAGAGGAGAACCTTGACACGGTACTCAGTGATGTCTTCGGAAGCATGGAACAGCTACAGTTGTCAG AGACTGCAGAGGAGGCAGGTCCAAGCCACGCTGAAGGCCCGGTGCTGGACCAAGATGTGAGGATAAGCTCTCAGCCATTTCCTGAACAACAATCAACTCCACCACATACATACTCCATTGTACTTGACAACTTGGACTTTTTCATGCACGCACACCATCAATCATCACGCCACAGCAACCAATCCATccactggatacaccatatTGCTGTCCAGGACCGAATTCCTATATATCATCTGCCCATTGACAAGCCGTGCGTGGATCTTCTTCAGTATGACTTGAGAGAGTCCCTCCCTGGACCCGACACACAACTTTTCATGCGCAGAGAGGTCATTGTCCTTGGCAGCCAAATCCTCACCCAGTATCTGGCAGCTTTCAGACCATTTTCCAGAGTGGTACTGCGCCACATCCCACACCAGTACTCTGAAGAAATGTCACAGCCTTCAACAGAT TACCCATTAGGGCtcattttcaaaaatgaaaataagacCTCTGACCTGTCCGAGGCACTCAGACACATTCAGCAGAA GTATGTTCCAAACTGCCCCGACGGTGTCTCCTCAGTGTTGGTAGGAGGTGATGGGCTCACTGAAGCCAACTGCAGAAATATACAGTGGTCTTTTGcagagggacctgatgaaaagGATATGATGGGAAACATGGTGTTCATGTTCGAGGACTGGCACGCCATTAGAGTACTGTTTGAA ATCCACTTCAAACTGTTCTTCAATGTGACATCTGGCAAGGACCATGGGACACTATGTGCCAACATGACAAAGTTAAG GAGTTCTCGGCCACAGCATACTACTTTTCACAAGGATTTGGTTCTTCTACAGTCTCCTACATGGGAAACGGTCGTGAAGCATGTTACAAAAAGACGCTTGCATGAGGCTGGGCACGTCATCAATGCCTTTGAAATCCAAAAGTCGTGGACTGCAGCGGACCTCATCCGCGAAGTCCGAAGTGCACTAGTGGAAAAAATTCCAGCGGATGTGAG TATTGAATTATTGATGCCGTGTGGAAACAAGCTTGTGCCTCCATCACTCCAACATGGTACGGAGCTGAGTGGATTTATGGTCCACAGAGTTTGTCGCTCAAAGACCATATATATAAGGCCCTCAAGATCCCTTCAG gTCAACATAGATTCAGATGGCAGTTCTACAGAAGACAGTAACAGGTGTGAAAGGACCAGGAGAACCCGAGCCAGAGTTACTGATGGGAATGCTACGACTGAAGAGGAACCTCTCAGCGAAAGTGACAGTGTTGTGGTGTTAAATGATGACACCACAACACTTCTCAGATCTGATCCAGTACTTCCCAGACCTGATCCAGTACTTCCCAGACCTGATCCAGTACTTCCAAGACCTGATCCACCGAATCACGCACCACATGATGACAGTTATGGGGCATACTTAGCCATCTTACCTTCAAGTGCTACGACCCCTTCTGATGATGAAGACTTGCAGCAGGGAATTCTTGCAAGTCTTGAAAGTCAAAA ACTATTGgaacaaaagaacacaaaatCTGCACAGGAAGTGCTCCTCGATCTTCAATCTCAAATTGACAACACCAAAAgttgcaggttcaatttaaacAGGTCCTGTGTGCTCGATGGTGCACTTAGGGGATTCAAGAGACTTTCATATAGCCCTCAGTATCAGATGACCATCAAATTTTCTGACGACATGGGAGTAAATGAGGAAGCAGTGGATTTAGGTGGTCCCAGAAGAGAGTTCCTTAGGCTGTTGATGGAAGCTCTGGCAAACTCGAGCATGTTTGAAGGGAGAAATGGAAAACTCAACCTTGCCTTGGACAGTTTGG CGTTACGCGAGGACCACTACTTCATTGCTGGCCGGGCTATTGCCGTTAGTCTAGTTCATGGCGGGCCTCCACCAGGATTCATTTCAGGCACATTATACTCCCTTCTGGTGGAGCCTGGTGAAGTCAGTCCTGTTTTAGAGGATATCGCGGATTCAGACCTCCATGAAAAACTTAAGAAG gtgtccaGATGTGCCTCTTTAACTGATCTGTTAACCGCCATTGAACCAATGCAAGACTATCTTGCAAATGCTGGGTGTCTCAGGCAGCTCAAATCCATTGAAGAACGTGATGTGTTTGTTCAAGACATCCTAATGTTCCAGGTGGTTCATAGAGTCCACAGAGCCTTTGAAAG ATTCAAGGAGGGAATGAAAACCCTTGGCGTGCTTGATGCTTTGAGAATGCACCCAGACAATTTTAGGCACTTAATGTGCTATGAGCCAGCCATTTTATCAGCCGAGTTATTAGAAAATCTTTTTGAAGTCCGGAAGTCTGGAGAGGGAACCAACAAAAGACTGTTAGAAGAGCGCGTTGTGCCTCTCTGGAATGATTACCTGCTGAACAGTGAGG AAGAAGTGGGTCCCTCAAAGCTGGGAGAAATATTGACCTTTGCAACGGGTGCAGATAAGATCCCACCAGTTGGTTTCTCACCAAAACCATCAATCGAGTTCCTTCATGAGATGCCAGATAGCCTTTTCCCCATGGCAAATACTTGCATAAATTGTCTCAAGTTGCCACTAATCTTCGTGTATGAGAAATTCGAGGCAAATATGGACTTTGCTCTTGCAAATACACATGGTTTTGGTCAAGAGTAA
- the LOC134092781 gene encoding uncharacterized protein LOC134092781 isoform X3, whose amino-acid sequence MSAFAHYLNNVLHYGGAKKAVYSRLSKLGITTTHNNSIVKQKEMADTYADGLLVLKRQNEAFLAELNSTVSPGEENLDTVLSDVFGSMEQLQLSETAEEAGPSHAEGPVLDQDVRISSQPFPEQQSTPPHTYSIVLDNLDFFMHAHHQSSRHSNQSIHWIHHIAVQDRIPIYHLPIDKPCVDLLQYDLRESLPGPDTQLFMRREVIVLGSQILTQYLAAFRPFSRVVLRHIPHQYSEEMSQPSTDYPLGLIFKNENKTSDLSEALRHIQQKYVPNCPDGVSSVLVGGDGLTEANCRNIQWSFAEGPDEKDMMGNMVFMFEDWHAIRVLFEIHFKLFFNVTSGKDHGTLCANMTKLRSSRPQHTTFHKDLVLLQSPTWETVVKHVTKRRLHEAGHVINAFEIQKSWTAADLIREVRSALVEKIPADVSIELLMPCGNKLVPPSLQHGTELSGFMVHRVCRSKTIYIRPSRSLQVNIDSDGSSTEDSNRCERTRRTRARVTDGNATTEEEPLSESDSVVVLNDDTTTLLRSDPVLPRPDPVLPRPDPVLPRPDPPNHAPHDDSYGAYLAILPSSATTPSDDEDLQQGILASLESQKLLEQKNTKSAQEVLLDLQSQIDNTKSCRFNLNRSCVLDGALRGFKRLSYSPQYQMTIKFSDDMGVNEEAVDLGGPRREFLRLLMEALANSSMFEGRNGKLNLALDSLALREDHYFIAGRAIAVSLVHGGPPPGFISGTLYSLLVEPGEVSPVLEDIADSDLHEKLKKVSRCASLTDLLTAIEPMQDYLANAGCLRQLKSIEERDVFVQDILMFQVVHRVHRAFERFKEGMKTLGVLDALRMHPDNFRHLMCYEPAILSAELLENLFEVRKSGEGTNKRLLEERVVPLWNDYLLNSEEEVGPSKLGEILTFATGADKIPPVGFSPKPSIEFLHEMPDSLFPMANTCINCLKLPLIFVYEKFEANMDFALANTHGFGQE is encoded by the exons ATGTCAGCGTTTGCACACTACCTAAACAATGTTCTACATTATGGTGGTGCCAAGAAGGCAGTCTATAGCAGACTAAGTAAACTTGGCATCACAACAACTCACAACAACTCCATTGTAAAGCAGAAAGAGATGGCAGATACATATGCAGATGGTCTGTTGGTGCTAAAGAGGCAGAATGAAGCATTCCTGGCAGAGCTTAACAGCACTGTCAGTCCAGGAGAGGAGAACCTTGACACGGTACTCAGTGATGTCTTCGGAAGCATGGAACAGCTACAGTTGTCAG AGACTGCAGAGGAGGCAGGTCCAAGCCACGCTGAAGGCCCGGTGCTGGACCAAGATGTGAGGATAAGCTCTCAGCCATTTCCTGAACAACAATCAACTCCACCACATACATACTCCATTGTACTTGACAACTTGGACTTTTTCATGCACGCACACCATCAATCATCACGCCACAGCAACCAATCCATccactggatacaccatatTGCTGTCCAGGACCGAATTCCTATATATCATCTGCCCATTGACAAGCCGTGCGTGGATCTTCTTCAGTATGACTTGAGAGAGTCCCTCCCTGGACCCGACACACAACTTTTCATGCGCAGAGAGGTCATTGTCCTTGGCAGCCAAATCCTCACCCAGTATCTGGCAGCTTTCAGACCATTTTCCAGAGTGGTACTGCGCCACATCCCACACCAGTACTCTGAAGAAATGTCACAGCCTTCAACAGAT TACCCATTAGGGCtcattttcaaaaatgaaaataagacCTCTGACCTGTCCGAGGCACTCAGACACATTCAGCAGAA GTATGTTCCAAACTGCCCCGACGGTGTCTCCTCAGTGTTGGTAGGAGGTGATGGGCTCACTGAAGCCAACTGCAGAAATATACAGTGGTCTTTTGcagagggacctgatgaaaagGATATGATGGGAAACATGGTGTTCATGTTCGAGGACTGGCACGCCATTAGAGTACTGTTTGAA ATCCACTTCAAACTGTTCTTCAATGTGACATCTGGCAAGGACCATGGGACACTATGTGCCAACATGACAAAGTTAAG GAGTTCTCGGCCACAGCATACTACTTTTCACAAGGATTTGGTTCTTCTACAGTCTCCTACATGGGAAACGGTCGTGAAGCATGTTACAAAAAGACGCTTGCATGAGGCTGGGCACGTCATCAATGCCTTTGAAATCCAAAAGTCGTGGACTGCAGCGGACCTCATCCGCGAAGTCCGAAGTGCACTAGTGGAAAAAATTCCAGCGGATGTGAG TATTGAATTATTGATGCCGTGTGGAAACAAGCTTGTGCCTCCATCACTCCAACATGGTACGGAGCTGAGTGGATTTATGGTCCACAGAGTTTGTCGCTCAAAGACCATATATATAAGGCCCTCAAGATCCCTTCAG gTCAACATAGATTCAGATGGCAGTTCTACAGAAGACAGTAACAGGTGTGAAAGGACCAGGAGAACCCGAGCCAGAGTTACTGATGGGAATGCTACGACTGAAGAGGAACCTCTCAGCGAAAGTGACAGTGTTGTGGTGTTAAATGATGACACCACAACACTTCTCAGATCTGATCCAGTACTTCCCAGACCTGATCCAGTACTTCCCAGACCTGATCCAGTACTTCCAAGACCTGATCCACCGAATCACGCACCACATGATGACAGTTATGGGGCATACTTAGCCATCTTACCTTCAAGTGCTACGACCCCTTCTGATGATGAAGACTTGCAGCAGGGAATTCTTGCAAGTCTTGAAAGTCAAAA ACTATTGgaacaaaagaacacaaaatCTGCACAGGAAGTGCTCCTCGATCTTCAATCTCAAATTGACAACACCAAAAgttgcaggttcaatttaaacAGGTCCTGTGTGCTCGATGGTGCACTTAGGGGATTCAAGAGACTTTCATATAGCCCTCAGTATCAGATGACCATCAAATTTTCTGACGACATGGGAGTAAATGAGGAAGCAGTGGATTTAGGTGGTCCCAGAAGAGAGTTCCTTAGGCTGTTGATGGAAGCTCTGGCAAACTCGAGCATGTTTGAAGGGAGAAATGGAAAACTCAACCTTGCCTTGGACAGTTTGG CGTTACGCGAGGACCACTACTTCATTGCTGGCCGGGCTATTGCCGTTAGTCTAGTTCATGGCGGGCCTCCACCAGGATTCATTTCAGGCACATTATACTCCCTTCTGGTGGAGCCTGGTGAAGTCAGTCCTGTTTTAGAGGATATCGCGGATTCAGACCTCCATGAAAAACTTAAGAAG gtgtccaGATGTGCCTCTTTAACTGATCTGTTAACCGCCATTGAACCAATGCAAGACTATCTTGCAAATGCTGGGTGTCTCAGGCAGCTCAAATCCATTGAAGAACGTGATGTGTTTGTTCAAGACATCCTAATGTTCCAGGTGGTTCATAGAGTCCACAGAGCCTTTGAAAG ATTCAAGGAGGGAATGAAAACCCTTGGCGTGCTTGATGCTTTGAGAATGCACCCAGACAATTTTAGGCACTTAATGTGCTATGAGCCAGCCATTTTATCAGCCGAGTTATTAGAAAATCTTTTTGAAGTCCGGAAGTCTGGAGAGGGAACCAACAAAAGACTGTTAGAAGAGCGCGTTGTGCCTCTCTGGAATGATTACCTGCTGAACAGTGAGG AAGAAGTGGGTCCCTCAAAGCTGGGAGAAATATTGACCTTTGCAACGGGTGCAGATAAGATCCCACCAGTTGGTTTCTCACCAAAACCATCAATCGAGTTCCTTCATGAGATGCCAGATAGCCTTTTCCCCATGGCAAATACTTGCATAAATTGTCTCAAGTTGCCACTAATCTTCGTGTATGAGAAATTCGAGGCAAATATGGACTTTGCTCTTGCAAATACACATGGTTTTGGTCAAGAGTAA
- the LOC134092781 gene encoding uncharacterized protein LOC134092781 isoform X2: protein MSHKDLAEEFKIQVLAMVQSECKTLCNPCGDFMLWRSSPEDLKVFLFSSLESDLLRLSPFLLSVFSTISNNCRPVTCAAISIALRGRAPRMSAFAHYLNNVLHYGGAKKAVYSRLSKLGITTTHNNSIVKQKEMADTYADGLLVLKRQNEAFLAELNSTVSPGEENLDTVLSDVFGSMEQLQLSETAEEAGPSHAEGPVLDQDVRISSQPFPEQQSTPPHTYSIVLDNLDFFMHAHHQSSRHSNQSIHWIHHIAVQDRIPIYHLPIDKPCVDLLQYDLRESLPGPDTQLFMRREVIVLGSQILTQYLAAFRPFSRVVLRHIPHQYSEEMSQPSTDYPLGLIFKNENKTSDLSEALRHIQQKYVPNCPDGVSSVLVGGDGLTEANCRNIQWSFAEGPDEKDMMGNMVFMFEDWHAIRVLFEIHFKLFFNVTSGKDHGTLCANMTKLRSSRPQHTTFHKDLVLLQSPTWETVVKHVTKRRLHEAGHVINAFEIQKSWTAADLIREVRSALVEKIPADVSIELLMPCGNKLVPPSLQHGTELSGFMVHRVCRSKTIYIRPSRSLQVNIDSDGSSTEDSNRCERTRRTRARVTDGNATTEEEPLSESDSVVVLNDDTTTLLRSDPVLPRPDPVLPRPDPVLPRPDPPNHAPHDDSYGAYLAILPSSATTPSDDEDLQQGILASLESQKLLEQKNTKSAQEVLLDLQSQIDNTKSCRFNLNRSCVLDGALRGFKRLSYSPQYQMTIKFSDDMGVNEEAVDLGGPRREFLRLLMEALANSSMFEGRNGKLNLALDSLALREDHYFIAGRAIAVSLVHGGPPPGFISGTLYSLLVEPGEVSPVLEDIADSDLHEKLKKVSRCASLTDLLTAIEPMQDYLANAGCLRQLKSIEERDVFVQDILMFQVVHRVHRAFERFKEGMKTLGVLDALRMHPDNFRHLMCYEPAILSAELLENLFEVRKSGEGTNKRLLEERVVPLWNDYLLNSEEVGPSKLGEILTFATGADKIPPVGFSPKPSIEFLHEMPDSLFPMANTCINCLKLPLIFVYEKFEANMDFALANTHGFGQE from the exons ATGTCACATAAAGATCTGGCTGAAGAATTCAAAATCCAAGTCCTGGCGATGGTACAGAGTGAATGCAAGACATTATGCAACCCATGTGGCGACTTCATGTTGTGGCGTTCATCACCCGAAGACCTTAAAGTGTTCTTATTTTCCAGCCTGGAATCAGACCTCCTGCGTCTATCACCATTTCTGCTGTCTGTCTTTTCAACCATCTCCAACAACTGTCGACCCGTCACCTGTGCTGCCATCTCAATAGCACTGAGGGGAAGAGCACCCCGGATGTCAGCGTTTGCACACTACCTAAACAATGTTCTACATTATGGTGGTGCCAAGAAGGCAGTCTATAGCAGACTAAGTAAACTTGGCATCACAACAACTCACAACAACTCCATTGTAAAGCAGAAAGAGATGGCAGATACATATGCAGATGGTCTGTTGGTGCTAAAGAGGCAGAATGAAGCATTCCTGGCAGAGCTTAACAGCACTGTCAGTCCAGGAGAGGAGAACCTTGACACGGTACTCAGTGATGTCTTCGGAAGCATGGAACAGCTACAGTTGTCAG AGACTGCAGAGGAGGCAGGTCCAAGCCACGCTGAAGGCCCGGTGCTGGACCAAGATGTGAGGATAAGCTCTCAGCCATTTCCTGAACAACAATCAACTCCACCACATACATACTCCATTGTACTTGACAACTTGGACTTTTTCATGCACGCACACCATCAATCATCACGCCACAGCAACCAATCCATccactggatacaccatatTGCTGTCCAGGACCGAATTCCTATATATCATCTGCCCATTGACAAGCCGTGCGTGGATCTTCTTCAGTATGACTTGAGAGAGTCCCTCCCTGGACCCGACACACAACTTTTCATGCGCAGAGAGGTCATTGTCCTTGGCAGCCAAATCCTCACCCAGTATCTGGCAGCTTTCAGACCATTTTCCAGAGTGGTACTGCGCCACATCCCACACCAGTACTCTGAAGAAATGTCACAGCCTTCAACAGAT TACCCATTAGGGCtcattttcaaaaatgaaaataagacCTCTGACCTGTCCGAGGCACTCAGACACATTCAGCAGAA GTATGTTCCAAACTGCCCCGACGGTGTCTCCTCAGTGTTGGTAGGAGGTGATGGGCTCACTGAAGCCAACTGCAGAAATATACAGTGGTCTTTTGcagagggacctgatgaaaagGATATGATGGGAAACATGGTGTTCATGTTCGAGGACTGGCACGCCATTAGAGTACTGTTTGAA ATCCACTTCAAACTGTTCTTCAATGTGACATCTGGCAAGGACCATGGGACACTATGTGCCAACATGACAAAGTTAAG GAGTTCTCGGCCACAGCATACTACTTTTCACAAGGATTTGGTTCTTCTACAGTCTCCTACATGGGAAACGGTCGTGAAGCATGTTACAAAAAGACGCTTGCATGAGGCTGGGCACGTCATCAATGCCTTTGAAATCCAAAAGTCGTGGACTGCAGCGGACCTCATCCGCGAAGTCCGAAGTGCACTAGTGGAAAAAATTCCAGCGGATGTGAG TATTGAATTATTGATGCCGTGTGGAAACAAGCTTGTGCCTCCATCACTCCAACATGGTACGGAGCTGAGTGGATTTATGGTCCACAGAGTTTGTCGCTCAAAGACCATATATATAAGGCCCTCAAGATCCCTTCAG gTCAACATAGATTCAGATGGCAGTTCTACAGAAGACAGTAACAGGTGTGAAAGGACCAGGAGAACCCGAGCCAGAGTTACTGATGGGAATGCTACGACTGAAGAGGAACCTCTCAGCGAAAGTGACAGTGTTGTGGTGTTAAATGATGACACCACAACACTTCTCAGATCTGATCCAGTACTTCCCAGACCTGATCCAGTACTTCCCAGACCTGATCCAGTACTTCCAAGACCTGATCCACCGAATCACGCACCACATGATGACAGTTATGGGGCATACTTAGCCATCTTACCTTCAAGTGCTACGACCCCTTCTGATGATGAAGACTTGCAGCAGGGAATTCTTGCAAGTCTTGAAAGTCAAAA ACTATTGgaacaaaagaacacaaaatCTGCACAGGAAGTGCTCCTCGATCTTCAATCTCAAATTGACAACACCAAAAgttgcaggttcaatttaaacAGGTCCTGTGTGCTCGATGGTGCACTTAGGGGATTCAAGAGACTTTCATATAGCCCTCAGTATCAGATGACCATCAAATTTTCTGACGACATGGGAGTAAATGAGGAAGCAGTGGATTTAGGTGGTCCCAGAAGAGAGTTCCTTAGGCTGTTGATGGAAGCTCTGGCAAACTCGAGCATGTTTGAAGGGAGAAATGGAAAACTCAACCTTGCCTTGGACAGTTTGG CGTTACGCGAGGACCACTACTTCATTGCTGGCCGGGCTATTGCCGTTAGTCTAGTTCATGGCGGGCCTCCACCAGGATTCATTTCAGGCACATTATACTCCCTTCTGGTGGAGCCTGGTGAAGTCAGTCCTGTTTTAGAGGATATCGCGGATTCAGACCTCCATGAAAAACTTAAGAAG gtgtccaGATGTGCCTCTTTAACTGATCTGTTAACCGCCATTGAACCAATGCAAGACTATCTTGCAAATGCTGGGTGTCTCAGGCAGCTCAAATCCATTGAAGAACGTGATGTGTTTGTTCAAGACATCCTAATGTTCCAGGTGGTTCATAGAGTCCACAGAGCCTTTGAAAG ATTCAAGGAGGGAATGAAAACCCTTGGCGTGCTTGATGCTTTGAGAATGCACCCAGACAATTTTAGGCACTTAATGTGCTATGAGCCAGCCATTTTATCAGCCGAGTTATTAGAAAATCTTTTTGAAGTCCGGAAGTCTGGAGAGGGAACCAACAAAAGACTGTTAGAAGAGCGCGTTGTGCCTCTCTGGAATGATTACCTGCTGAACAGTGAGG AAGTGGGTCCCTCAAAGCTGGGAGAAATATTGACCTTTGCAACGGGTGCAGATAAGATCCCACCAGTTGGTTTCTCACCAAAACCATCAATCGAGTTCCTTCATGAGATGCCAGATAGCCTTTTCCCCATGGCAAATACTTGCATAAATTGTCTCAAGTTGCCACTAATCTTCGTGTATGAGAAATTCGAGGCAAATATGGACTTTGCTCTTGCAAATACACATGGTTTTGGTCAAGAGTAA